AGGTTCAATTAGTCCATACATTGGTTTATTTGGTACGGTATGGGGGATTATGCACTCTTTCATGGGGTTAAGTGCGGTAAAACAAGCGACTTTACAGTCGGTTGCTCCGGGGATCGCAGAAGCATTGATTGCTACGGCGATTGGTCTATTTGCGGCAATTCCAGCAGTAATGGCATATAACCGTTTAAATCTACGAGTAAATAAATTAGAGCAAAATTACGCAAACTTTATTGATGAATTTACTACGATTTTACATCGTCAAGTATTCTCAAAAAAATAATAAATGTGTAAATAAGTTAGTAGATTTGACCGCTTGCATGGGCAAATCTTAACAAGATAAAAAGAGGAATATATGTCTTACCGCCGTCGTAAACGTAATGACATTAAATCTGAAATCAACATTGTGCCATTTTTAGATGTACTATTAGTGTTGTTGCTTATTTTTATGGCAACAGCACCGGTAATCAGCCAAAGTGTTGAAGTAAATTTACCAGAAGATAGACATAGTCAATCGGTAACAAATGAAGATAAAACACCTGTTATTTTACAAGTAGCGGGCGTCGGATTATATAAGTTAAAAATTGATGGGAATTTTATCACTGGTGCAAATGGCGAAGATCTCAATGATCAAGAAGTTGTTGCATTTGCCGGTGAAGAATTTAAAAAAGATCAGAATACCGTATTTTTAGTGGCTGGTGATGCAACCGTACCTTATGAAGAAATTATTAAAGGTATTGTGCTGCTAAAAGAAGCAGGTATTGAGAAAGCTGGTTTAATGACCCAAGGTAAATAATTATTCAAGGATAATGTGTGAGATCTCGAAACGATAGACTTGAATTTGCAGTAATCATCTCCTTTCTTCTACATATTGTATTGATAGGATTGCTTTTACTTGGTTCAATGTTTACTGATACGACGTTACCTGAAGCAGCTGGTGGAAATGGTGGTAGTGGAGAGGAATTCGAAGCTGTCATGGTTGATACTGGGCAAGTGGCAGCAGAATATGGGCGTTTAAAATCAGATAAAAAAGGAACGTCATCACCTAAAGTTGTTGAAGAAACACCTGAAAAAGTTGAGGAGACTGAAGAAACTTCTACTGAACAAGAAGTTGCTCAACAACAGGAAAAGGAAAAAGAAAAAGCATTAGAAGAACAGCAACGTGTTGCAAAACTGTTAGAACAGAAAAAGCAACAAGAGCAAAAAGAAGAACTTCGTAAAAAAGCTGAAGAACAGCGTCAGCAAGAAATAGCTAAACAAGAGCAACTAAAGCAAGAACAGTTGAAACAAGAGCAACTTGAAAAGCAAAAGCAAGAAGAAGCCACGCGGAAGAAAGCGGCTGAAGCAGCTCGTTTGAAAGCTGATGCTGAAGCTAAACGTTTAGAAGCTGCAGCTAAACAAGCAGAAGAAGAGAAAAAAGCTAAAGAGGCTCAGCAAAAGGCGGAAAAAGAAGCCAAGTTAAAAGCCGAAAAAGAAGCGAAAGAGAAAGCGGAAAAAGAGGCTAAGCTAAAAGCTGAAAAAGAAGCGAAAGAGAAAGCAGAAAAAGAGGCTAAGCTAAAAGCTGACAAAGAAGCGAAAGAGAAAGCGGAAAAAGATGCTAAATTAAAGGCTGAAAAAGAAGCGAAAGAGAAAGCGGAAAAAGAGGCTAAATTAAAGGCTGAAAAAGAAGCGAAAGAGAAAGCGGAAAAAGAAGCTAAGCTAAAAGCTGAAAAAGAAGCAAAAGCCAAAGCAGCGGCCGAGGCGAAAGCAAAAGCTGATGCAGAAGCAAAAGCGGCTGCAGCTAGAGCAAAAAATAATAAGGCATTAGACGACTTCCTTGCTGGTGGTGATATCGGTGGCGGTTCTAGTGGTGGTGGAAATAAAAATTCTGCAGGATCACAAGGAAACGGAAACGGTAAAGGAATTGGCGATGGTAAAGGTGTTGCGGATAGAGGGTATGAACAGCTAATTAAGAAAAAATTAGCTCGCACATATCAAGTTGATCCGAGCTTTAGTGGTCGTGAATGTCGCGTTAAAATCAATATTGAACGTGATGGACGTATTTCTAGTCATCAAGTGATTTCTGGTCCTGATGATATTTGTCGCGCTGCAATAGCAGCCATTACAAGAGCGAGAGATGTTCCACGTGCACCAAATGATGAAACGTATAGTAAATATCAGTCACCAGTTATTAAATTTGGGCTGAAAGTTTTATAATTAACCCAGGGGTTTAAATATGAATCTAAAATCTCGTATTACGAGTGTATTAGGGATTATGACATTATTATTTAGCAATGTAGTTCGTGCTGAATCTGATGTTGTAATTTCTGTTGATGAAGGTGTGAGCATGGCTCAACCTATTGCTGTTGTTCCTTTTAAAGGTGGTGCTTCAGCTGATGTTGCACAGATCGTATCAGATGATTTACGAAATAGTGGTAAATTTACACCAGTAGAGCGTTCAAAATTACCGGCACAACCAGGTTCAGCAGGGGAGGTTGTTTCTCAGCAATGGACTGATATTGGTGTCGATATGGTTGTTGTTGGGCAAGTTACGCCAGCTGGTGGCGGATATAATGTCGCTTATCAATTAGTTGATGTATTAAGTAATCCCGCAGCTGTCCTTGCTCAAGGAGCATTTAACGTTCCAGCAGCACAAATTCGTCAGGGCGCACATACGGTAAGTGATCAAGTTTTTGAGAAAATTACTCAAATTCGTGGGGCATTTAGAACAAAAATTGCTTATGTGGTGCAAAGAGGTGTATCATCATACGAACTTCGTGTTTCTGATTATGATGGATTCAATGCTTTTACTGTTGTAAAAAGCAAAGAGCCTCTCATGTCTCCAGAATGGTCGCCTGAAGGTTCAAAATTAGCTTATGTAACGTTTGAAAATAAGAAACCACAGGTTGTTGTTCATGATCTTCGTTCTGGGGCACGTCGAGTCGTAGCTGCTTTAAAAGGACATAATGGTGCTCCAGCATTCTCGCCTGATGGTTCAAAAATTGCATTCGCTTCGAATCAAGATGGTGAGCTAAATATTTATGTTGTTGATGCGAATGGCGGTACGCCAAGTAAATTAACTGCAAATGCGGGGAATAATACCGAACCGAGTTGGTCTCCAGATGGTGGTTCTATCTACTTTACTTCAGACCGTTCAGGTTCTCCACAAGTGTATAGAATGAGTTCATCAGGTGGCGGAGCTAGCGCCGTAGGTGGTGGAAAAACCTATAATGCTAAAATGTCATCGGATGGCAAAAGTTTAATCATGATTGCTGGTGATAAAGTTGTAAAACGTGATCTTGCTTCAGGTGGCACAGAAGTATTAAGTTCAACGTTTTTGGATGAAAGTCCAAGCATTTCACCTAATGGCATAATGGTTATTTATAGCTCTACCAAAGGTACGAGTAAAGTGCTACAATTGGTGTCTGCAGATGGTCGCTTCAAAGCAAATCTGCCGGGTGCGGGAGGACAATATAAATTCCCAGCTTGGTCACCTTATTTAACAAAACAATAATTTTCTCTTAGGAGTTACAAATGAAAAAACTAGCTAAAGTTTTAATGGTAGCAGCACCAGCTTTCGTATTAGCAGCGTGCAGCAGCTCAACAGATAACGCAGCAGCAAATGCAAATGGTGCAGGTGTTAACGGTGCAGATGTAAATGGTCAATCTTTCGGCGGTATCTCTGCTCAAGATTTACAAACTCGTTACAACACAGTTTACTTCGCATTTGATAGCTATGCAGTTGAAGGTGAATACCGTCAATTATTAGATGCTCATGCACAATTATTAAACGCAACTAAAGCGAACGTAACTGTTGCAGGTCACGCAGATGAGCGCGGTACACCAGAGTACAACATCGCATTAGGTCAACGTCGTGCGAACGCAGTACAAAACTACTTAGCACAACAAGGTGCAACAAATGTTTCAACTGTATCTTACGGTGAAGAAAAACCAGCTGTGTTAGGTCACACAGAAGCTGATTACGCGAAAAACCGTCGTGCAGTATTAGAATACTAATTTTAAATTTATTAGTTTCTTGACAATAAAGCCCTGAGATTATCAGGGCTTTATTTGTATCAAATGTATATGTTTTATCTCTTTATATAATTTGGGCAAGTATTATGCCTTATTCTGTTTTTATGATAAATTATGCGCTTTTCTAAAATAAGTCGTTTGGGTTATATCAATGTCGCAAGGTAAAGTTGGGCTTTTTTCCCTAACAGCATTAGTGCTAAGTTCTATGATCGGATCGGGGATATTTAGTTTGCCTCAAAACATGGCAGCTGTTGCCGGAACAGAAGCTCTATTGATTGGGTGGGGAATTACAGGAATTGGGATTATTTTCCTTGGTTTATCTTTTTTCTTCCTTTCGCGATTAAAGCCTGAATTAGATGGTGGAATTTATACTTACGCTCGAGAAGGGTTTGGCGATTTAATCGGTGGACTGGCGGCTTGGGGGTATTGGCTATGTACTTCTATTGGCAGCGTGGGATATCTTGTAGTTGCTTTCAGTGGTTTTGGGATGTTTTTTGATACGCCGGAAACAACACTATTTGGGCATGGAACAACCTTTATTTCAATTCTTTGTTCTTCAATCATTGTATGGCTTATCCATCTTCTCATTGCTAAAGGCGTAAAAGAAGCTGCTTATGTCAATTTGATTGCAACAATTGTTAAGGTTTTACCTCTCATTATCTTTATTTTGGTAGCAATTTATTTTTTCTCTTTTGATGAATTCAAACGTGATTTTAGTGGCAAAACATTAAATTCATCGTTAATTGAGCAAGTGAAGAACACTATGCTTATTACGCTATGGGTTTTTGTCGGCGTTGAAGGGGCAACCGTATTATCTGCTCACGCTAAAAAGAAAAAGGATGTAGGTATTGCCACCATTTTAGGAATTACCATTGCATTAGTGCTTTATGTTTTGATTACTTCACTTTCTTTAGGTATTTTACCCCGAGAAGAGATTGCCGGAATGGCAAATCCCTCTATGACCGGGTTAATGGAACATATGATTGGTACAAGCGGTAAGATTTTAATTACGTTTTGCTTAATTGTTTCTGTGCTGGCTTCGTATATGAGCTGGACAATGTTTTCTGCTGAAATTATGTTCCAAGCGGCAAAAACTAGCGTATTCCCAGCGTTTTTAAATAAAGAAAATGAAAACGAAACGCCAATAACTTCACTATGGTTAACAAATGTTGTTATACAGTTGATACTTGTTGTGGTTTTCTTTACAAGTAAAGGCTACGAAGTGCTGATTCAATTAGCCACCACCATGATTTTGATTCCCTATTTTTTAGTCGGTGGTTATTTACTTAAAGTTGCGTTTCAAACTAGAAGTGCTTGGTATATTAAATTTACAGGATTTATGGCAACCCTTTATGGCTTTTGGCTGGTTTATGCCGCTGGCATCGATTATTTATTGCTTTCTGTTATTTTATATATGCCTGGAGTTGTGCTATTTTTTTATACACGTTATCAGAAAGAAAAAGCGCTGTTATTTTCAGGCGTTGAAAAAGGTGCTTTGTTGATGTCATCGGTGCTGTTTGTTAGTGCCATTTATGCTTTGGTTTAAAGGCTTATTTGTATGAAGGTTAAATTTCTTGAAAACTTACTTAACCAAGTGGCTTCTGTCTCACATAAAGTAAGAGATTATTTTAATAATGGTTCGTTTGGCATCGCCATTTACCCTTATTTAATGCATCCTTGTGTCAGAAAAAGTCTTACAGGGTTAATGTTACTTGTGGCTGTATTATCTGCTTTTGGGGGCGTTTTTTATTTATTTGGGGAACATGTTGCCATTTTATTTAGCGAGCGTTCAATTACGGCTTATGTTCATCATTCCACGTTAGAACTCTTTTTCCCGATAGGTACGATGGTCGATGGAAAGGAAAGTGTATTATCAACCATGCCTCAGGTCATGCGAGCGATATTTGAATATCAAGCTTATATGTTTGTGCCTTTCTATTTTTTAGGTATCTATCGAATGTCGAATAAGCATTATTGGATTCTCAGTGGGCTTTTAGCTATTTGCTTTGCGATTGGCTGTTTACTTGTTTCAGGAATTACAACCGGTCACTACACAGAAGGCGGTTTACATAATTTAGGGTTGGGCATTACCATTATTATTGGAAATCTGGTTTTACTTATTTCAGGGCTTGATATGCCTAGATCGTATTTAGCTAAATTTAAGTATTACAGTTTGCTTTTAGGCTTTATCGGCTTAGGTTGCTTAATTTTTACGATGATTGTTCCGAGTGTTTTCTCGCCAATTTTAGAACGTATCAGTATTTATACCATTATGATTTGGGAAATTTTAGCTGGTTTTGCGTTATTAAAATGCCAATCCTTGAAACATGCATAATCGGGAGAATATAGATGAAATTTGTAGAAAGATATCGTCAATTGATCGCCATTCCTACTATCTCAAGTTTAGAAGCTTCGGAAGATCAATCCAATAAGCAACTGATTGAATTATTAGCAAATTGGTTAAATGAGCTAGGCTTTCACACCGAAATCTTAGCAGTGGAAGATAGCCGAAATAAATATAATCTCTTAGCAACTTATGGCGAGGGAGAAGGTGGTTTATTACTCGCCGGTCATACTGATACTGTTCCTTTTGATGAGGGAAAATGGACATATAATCCGTTTCATTTAACGGAAAAAGAGGGCAAATTTTATGGCTTAGGTACTGCTGATATGAAGGGCTTTTTTGCCTTTGTGGTTGATGTCGTGAGTAGTTTGGATTTAACCAAAATACAAAAGCCTATTCGTATTTTGGCAACGGCTGATGAAGAGACCACGATGTTAGGCGCAAGAACCTTTGCTCAATACAGCCATATTAGACCGGATTGTGCCATTATTGGCGAACCAACGTCATTAAAACCAATACGCGCACATAAAGGGCATATGGGAGAGGCGATTCGCATTACGGGCAAAAGTGGACATTCAAGCGATCCTGAGCGTGGTATTAATGCGATTGAGCTTATGCATGAAGCAATAGAGCATTTAACCATGATGCGTAATCAATTAAAAGAGCGTTACCACAACCCATTTTTTAAAGTGCCTTATCCAACAATGAATTTTGGTAATATTCACGGTGGCGATGCAATTAATCGTATTTGTGCATGTTGTGAATTACAGCTTGATATGCGTCCATTACCCAATTTACCGGTGGAAGATTTACACCATCTTATGTTGGAACATTTGGCGCCAATGTTAGAAAAATATCAAGATTTAATTGAAATTCGCCCGCTTCATCATGGTATTCCCGGTTATGAATGTGAACATTCGGCACAAATTGTACAAGTGGTCGAAAAATTATTGGGA
This genomic window from Actinobacillus porcitonsillarum contains:
- the tolR gene encoding colicin uptake protein TolR; its protein translation is MSYRRRKRNDIKSEINIVPFLDVLLVLLLIFMATAPVISQSVEVNLPEDRHSQSVTNEDKTPVILQVAGVGLYKLKIDGNFITGANGEDLNDQEVVAFAGEEFKKDQNTVFLVAGDATVPYEEIIKGIVLLKEAGIEKAGLMTQGK
- the pal gene encoding peptidoglycan-associated lipoprotein Pal codes for the protein MKKLAKVLMVAAPAFVLAACSSSTDNAAANANGAGVNGADVNGQSFGGISAQDLQTRYNTVYFAFDSYAVEGEYRQLLDAHAQLLNATKANVTVAGHADERGTPEYNIALGQRRANAVQNYLAQQGATNVSTVSYGEEKPAVLGHTEADYAKNRRAVLEY
- a CDS encoding basic amino acid/polyamine antiporter, with product MSQGKVGLFSLTALVLSSMIGSGIFSLPQNMAAVAGTEALLIGWGITGIGIIFLGLSFFFLSRLKPELDGGIYTYAREGFGDLIGGLAAWGYWLCTSIGSVGYLVVAFSGFGMFFDTPETTLFGHGTTFISILCSSIIVWLIHLLIAKGVKEAAYVNLIATIVKVLPLIIFILVAIYFFSFDEFKRDFSGKTLNSSLIEQVKNTMLITLWVFVGVEGATVLSAHAKKKKDVGIATILGITIALVLYVLITSLSLGILPREEIAGMANPSMTGLMEHMIGTSGKILITFCLIVSVLASYMSWTMFSAEIMFQAAKTSVFPAFLNKENENETPITSLWLTNVVIQLILVVVFFTSKGYEVLIQLATTMILIPYFLVGGYLLKVAFQTRSAWYIKFTGFMATLYGFWLVYAAGIDYLLLSVILYMPGVVLFFYTRYQKEKALLFSGVEKGALLMSSVLFVSAIYALV
- the tolA gene encoding cell envelope integrity protein TolA, producing MRSRNDRLEFAVIISFLLHIVLIGLLLLGSMFTDTTLPEAAGGNGGSGEEFEAVMVDTGQVAAEYGRLKSDKKGTSSPKVVEETPEKVEETEETSTEQEVAQQQEKEKEKALEEQQRVAKLLEQKKQQEQKEELRKKAEEQRQQEIAKQEQLKQEQLKQEQLEKQKQEEATRKKAAEAARLKADAEAKRLEAAAKQAEEEKKAKEAQQKAEKEAKLKAEKEAKEKAEKEAKLKAEKEAKEKAEKEAKLKADKEAKEKAEKDAKLKAEKEAKEKAEKEAKLKAEKEAKEKAEKEAKLKAEKEAKAKAAAEAKAKADAEAKAAAARAKNNKALDDFLAGGDIGGGSSGGGNKNSAGSQGNGNGKGIGDGKGVADRGYEQLIKKKLARTYQVDPSFSGRECRVKINIERDGRISSHQVISGPDDICRAAIAAITRARDVPRAPNDETYSKYQSPVIKFGLKVL
- the tolB gene encoding Tol-Pal system beta propeller repeat protein TolB encodes the protein MNLKSRITSVLGIMTLLFSNVVRAESDVVISVDEGVSMAQPIAVVPFKGGASADVAQIVSDDLRNSGKFTPVERSKLPAQPGSAGEVVSQQWTDIGVDMVVVGQVTPAGGGYNVAYQLVDVLSNPAAVLAQGAFNVPAAQIRQGAHTVSDQVFEKITQIRGAFRTKIAYVVQRGVSSYELRVSDYDGFNAFTVVKSKEPLMSPEWSPEGSKLAYVTFENKKPQVVVHDLRSGARRVVAALKGHNGAPAFSPDGSKIAFASNQDGELNIYVVDANGGTPSKLTANAGNNTEPSWSPDGGSIYFTSDRSGSPQVYRMSSSGGGASAVGGGKTYNAKMSSDGKSLIMIAGDKVVKRDLASGGTEVLSSTFLDESPSISPNGIMVIYSSTKGTSKVLQLVSADGRFKANLPGAGGQYKFPAWSPYLTKQ
- a CDS encoding DUF998 domain-containing protein, which encodes MKVKFLENLLNQVASVSHKVRDYFNNGSFGIAIYPYLMHPCVRKSLTGLMLLVAVLSAFGGVFYLFGEHVAILFSERSITAYVHHSTLELFFPIGTMVDGKESVLSTMPQVMRAIFEYQAYMFVPFYFLGIYRMSNKHYWILSGLLAICFAIGCLLVSGITTGHYTEGGLHNLGLGITIIIGNLVLLISGLDMPRSYLAKFKYYSLLLGFIGLGCLIFTMIVPSVFSPILERISIYTIMIWEILAGFALLKCQSLKHA
- the argE gene encoding acetylornithine deacetylase; protein product: MKFVERYRQLIAIPTISSLEASEDQSNKQLIELLANWLNELGFHTEILAVEDSRNKYNLLATYGEGEGGLLLAGHTDTVPFDEGKWTYNPFHLTEKEGKFYGLGTADMKGFFAFVVDVVSSLDLTKIQKPIRILATADEETTMLGARTFAQYSHIRPDCAIIGEPTSLKPIRAHKGHMGEAIRITGKSGHSSDPERGINAIELMHEAIEHLTMMRNQLKERYHNPFFKVPYPTMNFGNIHGGDAINRICACCELQLDMRPLPNLPVEDLHHLMLEHLAPMLEKYQDLIEIRPLHHGIPGYECEHSAQIVQVVEKLLGERCESANYCTEAPYIQQLCPTLVLGPGSIEQAHQPDEFLETKYIEPTRELLTKLIHHFCM